One part of the Humulus lupulus chromosome 9, drHumLupu1.1, whole genome shotgun sequence genome encodes these proteins:
- the LOC133801129 gene encoding auxin transporter-like protein 2, protein MLPQKQAEEAIVSNFSEGDGHDQAKEEGSKEEENQSMFNVKNFLWHGGSAWDAWFSCSSNQVAQVLLTLPYSFSQLGMVSGIVLQIFYGLVGSWTAYLISVLYVEYRSRKEKENASFKNHVIQWFEVLDGLLGPIWKALGLAFNCTFLLFGSVIQLIACASNIYYINDNLDKRTWTYIFGACCATTVFVPSFHNYRIWSFLGLGMTTYTAWYLAIAALVHGQVEGVQHTAPTKPVLYFTGATNILYTFGGHAVTVEIMHAMWKPQKFKYIYLLATLYVFTLTLPSAACVYWAFGDELLNHSNAFSLLPKNGFRDAAVILMLIHQFITFGFACTPLYFVWEKVIGMHDTKSICLRALARLPVVIPIWFLAIIFPFFGPINSAVGALLVSFTVYIIPSLAHMLTYRTASARQNAAEKPPFFMPSWTAMYVFNAFIVVWVLVVGFGFGGWASVTNFVRQIDTFGLFAKCYQCKPPTLPSNATAAPPHHLH, encoded by the exons ATGTTGCCTCAGAAGCAAGCAGAGGAAGCCATAGTCTCTAACTTCAGCGAGGGCGATGGCCATGATCAAGCCAAGGAAGAAGGATCAAAAGAAGAAGAGAATCAATCAATGTTCAATGTCAAGAATTTTCTCTGGCATGGTGGTTCTGCCTGGGACGCTTGGTTCAGCTGTTCTTCCAATCAA GTTGCTCAGGTTCTCTTAACATTGCCATACTCGTTCTCTCAACTGGGAATGGTCTCTGGGATTGTGCTTCAGATATTTTATGGACTGGTTGGAAGCTGGACTGCTTATCTGATCAGTGTACTCTATGTTGAATACAGAAGCCGAAAGGAAAAAGAGAACGCTAGCTTCAAGAACCATGTCATACAG TGGTTTGAAGTGCTTGATGGTTTACTCGGTCCTATCTGGAAGGCCTTGGGGCTTGCTTTCAACTGTACTTTTCTTCTCTTCGGATCTGTCATCCAACTCATAGCTTGTGCAAG TAACATTTACTACATCAACGACAATCTAGACAAGAGGACATGGACGTATATCTTTGGAGCTTGTTGTGCCACCACAGTGTTCGTTCCCTCTTTCCACAACTACAGAATTTGGTCTTTCCTTGGCCTCGGGATGACCACATATACTGCTTGGTATCTGGCTATAGCTGCTCTTGTCCACGGCCAG GTTGAGGGAGTCCAACACACAGCTCCTACCAAGCCTGTGCTTTACTTCACCGGCGCCACTAATATACTCTACACCTTTGGTGGCCATGCCGTAACAGT GgaaatcatgcatgccatgtgGAAGCCACAGAAGTTCAAGTACATATATTTGTTGGCTACTCTCTATGTTTTCACACTCACACTTCCTTCGGCTGCATGTGTTTACTGGGCATTTGGTGATGAACTCCTCAACCATTCCAATGCCTTCAGTCTCCTCCCCAAGAATGGCTTTCGTGATGCTGCTGTCATCCTAATGCTTATTCACCAG tTCATCACATTTGGGTTCGCATGTACCCCATTGTACTTCGTGTGGGAGAAGGTGATAGGGATGCATGACACAAAAAGCATATGTTTGAGGGCTTTGGCTAGGTTGCCAGTTGTGATACCAATATGGTTTTTGGCCATAATATTTCCTTTCTTTGGGCCCATCAACTCAGCTGTTGGGGCTCTACTCGTCAGCTTCACTGTCTACATTATCCCATCTCTAGCTCATATGCTCACTTATAGAACAGCCTCAGCTCGCcag AACGCAGCAGAGAAGCCTCCTTTCTTTATGCCAAGCTGGACGGCAATGTATGTCTTCAATGCCTTCATTGTGGTTTGGGTGCTTGTGGTTGGATTTGGGTTCGGCGGATGGGCTAGTGTCACCAACTTCGTCAGGCAAATTGACACTTTCGGACTCTTTGCCAAGTGCTACCAATGCAAACCCCCAACTCTGCCGAGCAACGCCACCGCCGCCCCCCCGCACCATCTTcactga